The DNA sequence GACCTGTCGTAGTGGATGGCTTTGCCGTGGGGACCGGTGTGACCATGACGAGCGTCGATGGCAGCTTCAATGAATATACCTTGCCGTCAAGCGATCCGAAGTATATGTTCTTATCCGTGACCACAGGCGTCGTATCTACGGCGTCCCCCGTCATATATTTCCAGTACATCATCCCGAACTTAGCGTCCACGGCATGCATGTAGCCGTCGCCCGATCCTGCATAGACGACCCCGTCCTTTACTACGACAGAGGCTTTTATCGGCCCGTCGGTCTTATAGCTCCATACAAGGTCGCCTGTTGATGCATCGAGCGCGTACAGGCGGCTATCTCCCGAACCAACAAAGATGACGTCCTGATATCCGACAGGCTTGGCATAGACCTCCCCGTCAGTCTTATATTTCCATATTATCCTTCCGCTGTTGTGGTCTATGCAATATATGTGACCGTCCTTGGTCCCGACATATACTAATCCTTTATAGATACCCGGAGAATTCACCTTTTCCTGAAGGTCCAGGCTCCATTTTTCCTTTCCGTTATAATTTTCGACCGCGTATATCTTTCCGCCCGACGTGCCGAAATAGATCTTACCGTCATAAGCCTCGATCTTTGAGCTCATGGTGCCCGTGGCAGTATAGTTCCATATCTCCTTGCCGTTAGAGATGTCCAGTGCATGGAGCTTCCCGTCATCTGACCCGACATAAATGACGCCATTGTAGAAAATTGGCGACGAATCGATGTTGGCTTCCGCCGTGAATCTCCATTTTTCAGCGCCTCTGGAAACATCAAGGGCATATACTGTACCGTCACCCGTACCAAAATAGATCGTACGGTCGTAGTATTCAGGGGATGACGCTATGTACGAACCGGCATTGAATTTCCAGTTCGCTGCACCGTTCATCGTGAAGATGCAATACATGTGATTATCGTATGAGCCTGTGTACAACATGGCGTTCTGGTAGTTTGGGGATGAAGTGATATACGATCCCGTATCGTAAGCCCATTCGAGGGACGGCTGCTCCGCAAGACATGCAGGCGCCGCGAAGGTTATTATCGCGGTGGCGAGCGTAATCGTGAACAATGCTATTAATGATCTTTTCATTCTTTTACCCACCTAAAAATAAATCAACGTATACGGATATTATTTTCATGTTAATCAATCGATGGATAAAAAGCTTTGGGTGACTGCTCCCACGGCTAAAGCCCGTGGGCTTCTACGGAGATTACTCCGACAGATTGCGATCCCAATCTGAGATCGTTCACGGCCGCATTCTCATCTCTATTTATGACGAGACCGCAGCTTGGACATTCATGTATACGGTCTGACAGTGATTTTTCGACTATCAGACCACATCGAGAGCGTATCTTGCTTGTGTTAGCAGGGTTAACCAGCACTACTCTTGAACCGGCACTTTCAGCCTTGTACTTCGTGGCGGTGATTAACATATTCCATACGGCATCGGATATGCTCTTTGCAAGACAATGATTCTTGACCATTCCTTTGATGTTAAGGTCTTCAAATAATCAGGGGTTGTCGGGATAAGTGTCGCCATTCATCCCATGACTAAAGTCATGGGCTTTCTGGCTGTTTCATCGTAAATTGTATAATGTAATGGTGCTCAAAAACTTAAGGCTCAAAAAAATATATTTTCATAGAATAATGATAAAGAAAGGTACTCTGCCGGAAAAATATGATTATTTCCAGTTGAAATAAGGGGGTAAATTACTATTTTTATGATAATAATTTTATTATACATATTTTTGTAAAATTTTTATTTAGTTAATATAAAAATAAGATATTCAAAATATTCCCCCGAAATAAAATGACTTCCTGTGAATAATTCATGGGCGTTACGTTCATACGCCCGATGTTAACGCAAGAGCCTCAAGATATTCTATGATAGCAAGAATGAATGTGGAATGTGACCAGGTAAGAGGTACCACTGATATCGGCTCGCCATTTTCACCGACCTGTTCTGGCATAAGCCCTCCGGGCACTGAATACCTGACGGACCATTCAAGAAGCTCCCGGGCCCTTTCAAGGTCCCCTATCCGGATATACCACTGGGCAAGCCATAATGTGCAGATTATCCAGCTATTCATATAACCCTGATAACCGTCGTCGGTATAGCGGGCTATGCCGCCGTTAGGCCTTAGGAGCCGCTCTTCCATGGCCTTCATCGTATTCACCGCCATAGGGTCTTTCGCAGGAACAACGTCCAGATACCAGACGGCAAATAGGGACGAATCGACGACGTCATCGTCTATGCCCCGCTTGAACCTTCCCAGGGAAGGATCGTATAGTTCTCTTATTATCGCGTCCCTGAC is a window from the Methanooceanicella nereidis genome containing:
- a CDS encoding outer membrane protein assembly factor BamB family protein, with protein sequence MKRSLIALFTITLATAIITFAAPACLAEQPSLEWAYDTGSYITSSPNYQNAMLYTGSYDNHMYCIFTMNGAANWKFNAGSYIASSPEYYDRTIYFGTGDGTVYALDVSRGAEKWRFTAEANIDSSPIFYNGVIYVGSDDGKLHALDISNGKEIWNYTATGTMSSKIEAYDGKIYFGTSGGKIYAVENYNGKEKWSLDLQEKVNSPGIYKGLVYVGTKDGHIYCIDHNSGRIIWKYKTDGEVYAKPVGYQDVIFVGSGDSRLYALDASTGDLVWSYKTDGPIKASVVVKDGVVYAGSGDGYMHAVDAKFGMMYWKYMTGDAVDTTPVVTDKNIYFGSLDGKVYSLKLPSTLVMVTPVPTAKPSTTTGPTLSPTPTATVPAEPSVVPSDSFCPIPGIFAAFILGVGIVFNYRKRRY